The genome window TGATTTGATTCTCTGATGTAACGTCTTGAGGTCTTATCACGCCGGTTAATTGGAACTGTAAAATTTCTTCACTCGTTCTAATATCGCGCGTACCTTCGATTACGAGATTCCCATTTGGCAAGACTTCAGTTACTAGACATGCAAGAGTCGCCGTTGCGTGGTGCTTGCGTTCAATGCTGCCGTCTCCTGTTGTTGCACTTGAAGTATCGAGAGCGAGACTCCTGATGAATCGCAAAATCCCTGTTCCATCACTTACAGAATGACTTGATGTTTTGCTAACGTCTGTTGTTGCCTCGTCTTTAGCGTCTGTTCGTTCGTTGACAATTACTGTTATTACGTCGCCTACTTTTCCCGGCCTTGCGTCTGCGAACCAATTTCTATTATCGTTCCAGAGTGAAGCCGCGTCTGCATTTGCTGCGAAGAGAAGAATAAATATTGCTGATAAAAATTTTTTCTGACTCACTTGTTATAGCACCTCAATTTCTACGAGATTTTCATTTACTATTTTTGCGCGGAGAATAATTTTTTTGTTGTCCGCACGTCTTACCCTGACAACGTCGCCCGGCCTGCCTTCGTCTAATAATATTCCCTCAGTTGATGCACTAGCCGCGCCTAATCTTGCAACTATTTTAACCCTGCGCCCCTTTGGCACAATGTTAGAATTCACGAGATTTGCGAGTAAAATTGCTTCTCCCTGCTTGATATTTTTGTTAGCTGCCAGCCCGATAATTTCAGAAGGATTTGACGCATAAGCCCCCGGCCTCTTTATTGCTATTCTGCGGGAAACTAAATCACCCGCGTTAATCCTGCTGCCCTTCTTGATGTTATGAGACGCCGCTAAAATATTTTGATACCATGTCAAGCGAACGGGAAAAGATTTTATTCTGCCGGTGTTGTCTCGGAACTGCAAATTTACAGATTGAGTG of Synergistaceae bacterium contains these proteins:
- the flgA gene encoding flagellar basal body P-ring formation protein FlgA codes for the protein MIIALLVFFAVSQAHAAQTIRIEIPAKFYSAGNSFKLGSVAKITGGNRNTRKILSDLTLNSDGNILSRNEVLRAISESSASDARIELYMPSTCQIERPAYEGNFTESPALKPASSLIPVIKSLSSWNGDVEVSANSAVPDGQIIEPSSIIPGTQSVNLQFRDNTGRIKSFPVRLTWYQNILAASHNIKKGSRINAGDLVSRRIAIKRPGAYASNPSEIIGLAANKNIKQGEAILLANLVNSNIVPKGRRVKIVARLGAASASTEGILLDEGRPGDVVRVRRADNKKIILRAKIVNENLVEIEVL
- a CDS encoding flagellar basal body L-ring protein FlgH gives rise to the protein MSQKKFLSAIFILLFAANADAASLWNDNRNWFADARPGKVGDVITVIVNERTDAKDEATTDVSKTSSHSVSDGTGILRFIRSLALDTSSATTGDGSIERKHHATATLACLVTEVLPNGNLVIEGTRDIRTSEEILQFQLTGVIRPQDVTSENQISSQLVANAEIAVKGRGIMSRTQKPGIISQILLTIF